In one window of Euwallacea similis isolate ESF13 chromosome 4, ESF131.1, whole genome shotgun sequence DNA:
- the LOC136408346 gene encoding protein tramtrack, alpha isoform-like, which yields MADLDDTISDQHFCLRWNNFHSNITSQFEALRCNEDFTDVTIACDGQKLLAHKVVLSACSPYFKELFKTNPCSHPIVFMRDVEARHIIALMEFMYVGEVNVSQTHLSSFLKTAESLKIRGLTDTSSESDRMVEENSLYMKPQALRSFRNNILVNKNKPKSVQVMSTSTSSVTYSQDVPLDLPDLNVPNFSSQPPKKSKSETDFRLRKDDSMTVNPFAIQESRTAIDLLPKVELPDYISDEDNEQDGNDSSGNFYDRNRSGAGSDGIDVSAQDSSFNDTIGDIASQGFRLKRRRMSEHWSPYSLHQYGQTIGIPFNDMSHRLFDKREPERRNKLIKLGDGIEICEEQLRSIKGTDYRKLTRGLATILFSPAELATCSVTGQRWSRAGNGERPVKPALDRAKVQAIISYVAARFPMVEISRIKQVLAYKCKENSTAFKMKAVRYYGHNDQHSS from the exons ATGGCTGATTTGGATGATACAATATCcgatcaacatttttgtttaagatggaataattttcattcaaatattaCATCCCAGTTTGAAGCACTTCGGTGCAATGAGGATTTCACTGATGTTACTATAGCATGTGATGGCCAAAAACTATTAGCTCATAAAGTAGTCCTTTCAGCATGTAGTCCTTATTTCAAAGAACTCTTTAAG aCTAATCCTTGCTCACATCCAATAGTCTTCATGAGAGACGTCGAGGCACGCCACATCATAGCCCTAATGGAATTTATGTATGTGGGTGAAGTGAATGTATCTCAAACTCATTTGTCATCATTTCTCAAGACGGCTGAGTCATTAAAAATTCGAGGCCTCACTGATACTTCCTCAGAATCTGATAGAATGGTTGAAGAGAATAGTTTGTATATGAAACCTCAAGCTTTAAGGTCCTTTAG GAATAATATTctagtcaataaaaataagcCAAAGAGTGTACAAGTAATGTCTACAAGTACAAGTAGCGTAACTTATAGTCAAGATGTGCCATTAGATTTACCTGATttaaatgtgccaaatttttCTAGTCAACCACCAAAGAAGAGCAAATCTGAGACTGATTTTAG ATTAAGGAAAGATGATTCAATGACCGTAAACCCCTTTGCCATTCAAGAATCTAGGACTGCAATCGACTTATTGCCGAAAGTCGAATTACCAGATTACATTAGCGATGAGGACAATGAGCAGGATGGGAATGACAGTTCTGGGAATTTTTATGACAGAAATAGAAGTGGTGCCGGCTCAG ATGGTATTGATGTCTCAGCTCAAGATTCAAGTTTCAATGATACCATTGGTGATATTGCTTCACAGG ggTTTAGATTAAAGCGTCGAAGAATGTCTGAGCACTGGTCACCTTATAGTTTACATCAATACGGCCAGACTATAGGTATTCCCTTCAACGATATGTCGCATAGATTGTTCGATAAAAGAGAGCCTGAGAGAAGAAACAAATTG ATTAAGCTTGGTGATGGTATCGAAATTTGCGAAGAACAGTTGCGCAGTATAAAAGGAACGGATTACAGAAAGTTGACCCGAGGCCTGGCTACGATACTTTTTAGCCCTGCAGAATTGGCAACTTGCTCCGTTACTGGGCAAAGATGGAGTCGTGCTGGAAATGGTGAAAGACCTGTGAAGCCTGCATTGGATCGAGCCAAAGTTCAGGCAATTATAT CATATGTTGCAGCCAGATTCCCTATGGTTGAAATCAGTAGAATAAAACAAGTTTTGGCCTATAAATGTAAAGAGAATTCTACAGCGTTTAAGATGAAAGCAGTCCGATATTATGGGCATAA tGATCAGCATAGCAGTTAA
- the LOC136408215 gene encoding zinc finger protein 385B-like, with protein sequence MHSGIQDVPEGFMDVPEEPVLKKGLDHGLNTQISTVSNTSDGALFCDICNIRVTSTKILQRHLEGRKHKSRAERRGKTFHCDICDVTANSEIQLNIHLSSTKHKSRVAREEYKEFFDVSAYSKSMYVLMFAVFCIILNLIILVKVAM encoded by the coding sequence ATGCACAGTGGTATCCAGGATGTGCCTGAAGGCTTCATGGACGTTCCCGAAGAACCCGTCCTAAAAAAAGGGCTTGACCATGGCCTGAACACCCAAATTAGTACTGTAAGTAATACAAGTGATGGAGCCTTATTCTGCGACATTTGCAATATCCGCGTGACCAGTACCAAAATCCTTCAAAGACACTTGGAAGGGCGGAAACACAAGTCCAGAGCTGAAAGAAGAGGCAAAACGTTCCATTGTGACATTTGTGATGTGACCGCCAATAGTGAAATTCAATTGAACATCCATTTGTCCAGTACCAAGCACAAGTCACGTGTCGCCAGAGAGGAGTACAAGGAATTCTTTGACGTGTCTGCATATTCCAAGAGCATGTACGTTTTGATGTTCGctgtattttgtattattttgaaCCTCATTATTTTAGTTAAAGTTGCCATGtag